Genomic window (Streptosporangium brasiliense):
CCGCTCGCGGACCTCGCGCACCCGCGCCACCTCCCCGGCCGCGCGGGCCGCGATGCGCGAGACCACCCGCTCCGGGATGTCCGTCCTGCCGCGCCGCTCGGCCGGTACGGCCGGCCGTACCCGCCGGGCCGGCGCGGCGGACCGGGCCGCGTCGCCGGGCGAGGTGCCGCCCGGCCGCTGCGCGGGGAGACCGCGCACGTCGGCGGGGGCTTCGGAGGGCGTGGCGCGGTGTCCGACCGGGGTGGTCATTGCCGCCTCATGCCCAGCCGGGACAGGTCGATCTCGCCGCTGTCGACGATGCGGCCGACGAGGAGTCCGACGGCACCCAGGACGAGCACCAGGAGAAACGCGCCGAGACCGCCGAAGGCCGCCGCGAAGCCCAGGGCGACGCCGACGAGCATGCCGACCATGCTCCACATGGGGAACCGGTTCATCGAATACCTCCGATATAGACGTTCACCGGACGGTCGCCCACCAGAGGGGCGAGCGCCGTCCGCACCTCTTGCGCGATCTCCGGCAGGGGCCGTCCCATCTGGACGACGATGGCGACCTCCACCTCGTGGTCGCGTACGGC
Coding sequences:
- a CDS encoding Asp23/Gls24 family envelope stress response protein; its protein translation is MTTPVGHRATPSEAPADVRGLPAQRPGGTSPGDAARSAAPARRVRPAVPAERRGRTDIPERVVSRIAARAAGEVARVREVRERGPLTFTGRTRATVDGDLTALRLEVSVEYPAPLRQLTEAVRRHVADRVALLTGLHIGHIDIAVTGVVPPPPEDGP